In Oncorhynchus mykiss isolate Arlee chromosome 1, USDA_OmykA_1.1, whole genome shotgun sequence, the following proteins share a genomic window:
- the edaradd gene encoding ectodysplasin-A receptor-associated adapter protein isoform X1 yields MCTSICVKMNSLKAFKEPFDRIISEPVEDTDTSSFMAEMSLKSNYPVQVTEPQDTVTLQLRSMPPGYLTPLSDRIRQPVEDGVECICTGSISPDFPKELQFLNNQCEKCCCSAPPPKISDLMDDNDLLDLLRLKLDPNHCTVKNWKNFASRWGMSYDELTLLEHRTQGSMCHSPTQEFLLRNNHKTVTELTELCRVYQRIDVLRLLQRWMENDWPSRWQNAH; encoded by the exons ATGTGTACGTCAATTTGTGTCAAGATGAATAGCTTGAAGGCGTTTAAGGAGCCATTCG ATAGAATCATCTCTGAACCAGTGGAGGACACAGATACTAGTAGCTTCATGGCAGAAATG TCCTTGAAGTCCAACTATCCAGTCCAAGTCACAGAACCTCAAG ATACAGTGACACTGCAGCTGAGGTCCATGCCACCTGGCTACCTTACACCTCTCTCAGACAGAATAAGACAG CCAGTGGAAGATGGTGTAGAGTGCATCTGCACAGGCTCCATCTCACCAG ACTTCCCCAAGGAGCTGCAGTTCTTGAACAACCAATGTGAGAAGTGCTGCTGCTCAGCTCCACCTCCAAAGATCAGTGACCTAATGGATGACAACGACTTGCTTGACTTACTGCGTCTTAAACTGGATCCAAATCATTGCACTGTCAAGAACTGGAAGAACTTTGCGAGCCGTTGGGGTATGAGCTATGATGAGCTGACTCTGCTGGAGCACCGGACCCAGGGCTCAATGTGCCACAGCCCCACACAAGAGTTCCTGCTGCGCAACAACCACAAGACCGTCACTGAGCTCACCGAACTTTGCCGGGTCTACCAGCGCATTGATGTGCTGCGGCTTCTGCAACGCTGGATGGAGAACGACTGGCCCTCACGCTGGCAAAATGCTCATTAA
- the edaradd gene encoding ectodysplasin-A receptor-associated adapter protein isoform X2 produces MAEMSLKSNYPVQVTEPQDTVTLQLRSMPPGYLTPLSDRIRQPVEDGVECICTGSISPDFPKELQFLNNQCEKCCCSAPPPKISDLMDDNDLLDLLRLKLDPNHCTVKNWKNFASRWGMSYDELTLLEHRTQGSMCHSPTQEFLLRNNHKTVTELTELCRVYQRIDVLRLLQRWMENDWPSRWQNAH; encoded by the exons ATGGCAGAAATG TCCTTGAAGTCCAACTATCCAGTCCAAGTCACAGAACCTCAAG ATACAGTGACACTGCAGCTGAGGTCCATGCCACCTGGCTACCTTACACCTCTCTCAGACAGAATAAGACAG CCAGTGGAAGATGGTGTAGAGTGCATCTGCACAGGCTCCATCTCACCAG ACTTCCCCAAGGAGCTGCAGTTCTTGAACAACCAATGTGAGAAGTGCTGCTGCTCAGCTCCACCTCCAAAGATCAGTGACCTAATGGATGACAACGACTTGCTTGACTTACTGCGTCTTAAACTGGATCCAAATCATTGCACTGTCAAGAACTGGAAGAACTTTGCGAGCCGTTGGGGTATGAGCTATGATGAGCTGACTCTGCTGGAGCACCGGACCCAGGGCTCAATGTGCCACAGCCCCACACAAGAGTTCCTGCTGCGCAACAACCACAAGACCGTCACTGAGCTCACCGAACTTTGCCGGGTCTACCAGCGCATTGATGTGCTGCGGCTTCTGCAACGCTGGATGGAGAACGACTGGCCCTCACGCTGGCAAAATGCTCATTAA